A window of Spiroplasma syrphidicola EA-1 contains these coding sequences:
- a CDS encoding DUF2779 domain-containing protein yields MASKLTLKKEDYKRFKKCFKIAWTLAKRENLAAVRNWVLNKELSVFFDLKDNINGAKINDDDFLADDDDNEEDDSLLFDPNLYDLTLETFWPADGESDDNETKKLLAIDKIQETKITDNPIPFYPGETLADGEEIGQKAREFFMRDGHYFNLDLYSKKIAFAKTQEVLADERYQIYFEPSFQFNDCITKCDILKKLPDGTYHLIEVKASTGCKFDKNEQAYIMKDVKDEYAYDVAYQYYILTGLGLKVSRVSMMLLNSAYYREGDLDYDQLFLFQDVYKHATKKLPALTLLEFCQQMLTGEFNSRVQKNNRSIELDLATIKKYFNEDEKNIKKMLAAEQCFNFKGDSYGFCAHMTSFLPEHHSVFELVQGRTKKTLLKYDEGINLLKDIHLPFTFKMEQEKKKPITFSEAQVRQIKAVQNLAPIIDPNKITAITNVFSEYQYPIYMYDFETMKSAVPRFDHSYSYQQIPFQYSVHIIIDDNYDYNDETTMQHFAYLADGQEDPRLGLAKQLVNDLSSAGPGVYVAYYKSFECKVLWELAQYASLLASRSESPTEKQTLLTLQEELLRIRSHTIDLMDFFKDFMIYQKEFYGSKSIKKTQPAFDNNFSYQALKIRKGDMASETFRRRAENNISLPLWLKYFRTPMLEYCNRDTLAMVVIFQHVAKLLQQLRKEE; encoded by the coding sequence AATTAATGATGATGATTTTTTAGCCGATGATGATGATAACGAAGAAGATGATTCGCTGCTGTTTGACCCTAATCTTTATGATTTAACCTTAGAAACTTTTTGACCAGCTGATGGAGAAAGTGATGATAATGAAACTAAAAAGCTTCTTGCCATTGATAAAATTCAAGAAACAAAAATTACCGATAATCCAATTCCATTTTATCCCGGAGAAACTTTAGCCGATGGGGAAGAAATAGGTCAAAAAGCTCGCGAGTTTTTTATGCGCGATGGGCACTATTTTAATCTTGATCTATATAGTAAGAAAATTGCCTTTGCTAAAACCCAAGAGGTTTTAGCTGATGAACGCTATCAAATTTACTTTGAACCATCATTTCAATTTAATGACTGTATTACAAAATGTGATATTTTAAAAAAATTACCCGATGGAACATATCATTTAATTGAGGTTAAAGCATCAACTGGTTGTAAATTTGATAAAAATGAACAAGCCTACATTATGAAAGATGTCAAAGATGAATATGCATATGACGTTGCTTACCAGTATTATATTTTAACTGGTCTAGGATTAAAAGTTAGTCGTGTCTCAATGATGCTCTTAAATTCTGCTTATTATCGTGAGGGAGATCTTGATTATGATCAGTTGTTTTTATTCCAAGATGTTTATAAACATGCAACAAAAAAATTACCTGCTCTAACTCTGTTAGAATTTTGCCAGCAAATGCTAACGGGAGAATTTAATTCTCGCGTTCAAAAAAATAATCGGTCAATTGAGCTAGATTTAGCAACAATTAAAAAATATTTTAACGAAGATGAAAAGAATATCAAAAAAATGTTAGCTGCTGAGCAATGTTTTAATTTTAAAGGAGATTCATATGGTTTTTGTGCCCATATGACATCCTTTTTGCCTGAACATCATAGTGTTTTTGAATTGGTGCAAGGCCGAACAAAAAAAACGCTCCTAAAATATGATGAAGGGATTAATTTATTAAAAGATATTCATTTACCATTTACTTTTAAAATGGAGCAAGAAAAGAAAAAACCAATTACTTTTAGTGAAGCCCAAGTTCGCCAAATTAAAGCTGTGCAAAATTTGGCCCCAATTATTGACCCAAATAAAATCACAGCAATAACAAATGTCTTTAGTGAATATCAATATCCAATTTATATGTATGATTTTGAAACAATGAAATCAGCTGTACCCCGTTTTGATCATAGTTATTCATACCAACAAATCCCGTTTCAGTATTCTGTTCATATTATTATAGATGACAATTATGATTATAATGATGAAACAACAATGCAACACTTTGCCTATTTAGCTGATGGGCAAGAAGACCCCCGTTTAGGGCTAGCAAAACAATTAGTCAATGATTTGTCATCAGCTGGCCCAGGGGTATATGTCGCTTACTACAAAAGTTTTGAATGTAAAGTCCTATGGGAACTAGCTCAATATGCTAGTTTACTAGCATCACGTAGCGAGAGTCCCACAGAAAAACAAACATTATTAACATTACAAGAAGAATTATTAAGAATTCGTAGTCATACAATTGATTTAATGGATTTCTTTAAAGATTTTATGATTTATCAGAAAGAGTTTTATGGCTCAAAGTCAATTAAAAAAACCCAACCAGCTTTTGATAATAATTTTAGTTATCAAGCTTTAAAAATTCGAAAAGGGGATATGGCTAGTGAAACCTTTCGTCGTCGCGCGGAGAATAACATTTCTTTACCGCTATGATTAAAATATTTCCGTACGCCAATGTTAGAATATTGTAACCGTGATACATTAGCAATGGTTGTTATTTTCCAACATGTTGCTAAACTATTACAACAACTTAGAAAAGAGGAATAG
- the fmt gene encoding methionyl-tRNA formyltransferase: MKKKIIFMGTPTFALGVLQGLQTLQSELSLIAIITQPDRKVGRKQEIQFSPVKKFALEHDIPVYQPEKIGDLTATITNLAPDILLTCAYGQFIPEKILAIPTINALNVHASLLPKLRGGAPIHKAIIDGETETGVSLMQMIKKMDAGVVYYQEKITISSTDTASSLHDKLMLLGEKIIAEQLLKVINGELIGVPQDESKVTFGYNISRSEEEINWNKPSQTIYNQIRGLYSWPIAYTTLQGINYKIYHSMMSSEPLHPSDSNVAPGTIVAIEKTGIKVKTADGYLIITELQRAGKKPQLAEKYYYNINENKELQIGYQFQ; the protein is encoded by the coding sequence ATGAAGAAAAAAATTATTTTTATGGGAACACCAACCTTTGCTTTAGGGGTTTTACAAGGATTACAAACTTTACAGTCAGAGCTTAGTTTAATCGCTATTATAACTCAACCTGATCGTAAGGTTGGGCGTAAACAAGAAATTCAATTTTCTCCGGTTAAGAAATTTGCTTTAGAACATGATATTCCAGTCTATCAACCAGAAAAGATTGGTGATTTAACCGCAACAATTACTAACCTTGCCCCAGATATTTTGCTGACTTGTGCTTATGGTCAATTTATTCCAGAAAAAATTTTAGCTATTCCAACAATTAATGCCTTAAATGTTCATGCTTCTCTGTTACCAAAATTACGAGGTGGGGCCCCAATTCATAAAGCGATTATTGATGGGGAAACGGAAACGGGAGTTAGTTTAATGCAAATGATTAAAAAAATGGATGCCGGAGTAGTTTATTATCAAGAAAAAATAACAATTAGTTCAACTGATACAGCAAGTAGTCTTCATGACAAATTAATGCTATTAGGGGAAAAAATTATTGCTGAACAATTATTAAAAGTTATCAATGGCGAATTAATTGGCGTTCCCCAAGATGAAAGTAAAGTTACTTTTGGTTATAATATTTCTCGTAGTGAAGAAGAAATTAACTGAAATAAACCAAGCCAAACAATTTATAATCAAATTCGGGGATTATATAGTTGACCAATTGCTTATACGACTTTGCAAGGTATTAACTATAAAATTTATCATAGTATGATGAGTTCTGAACCATTACATCCATCGGATAGTAACGTTGCTCCTGGAACAATTGTGGCAATAGAAAAAACGGGAATTAAAGTTAAAACTGCTGATGGGTATTTAATAATTACCGAATTACAACGGGCTGGTAAAAAACCCCAATTGGCAGAAAAATATTACTATAATATTAATGAAAATAAAGAATTACAAATAGGTTATCAATTTCAATAA
- a CDS encoding rhodanese-like domain-containing protein — MDSTFKQITWAEVPSYAQAGYQLIDVREPGELTMLAKHPLAQNIPMAGLVFNPTDFFPDKATKLMITCHSGGRSQQVCNVLTRNGYHNVVDVAGGMSSYQG, encoded by the coding sequence ATGGATTCAACATTTAAACAAATTACTTGAGCCGAAGTCCCTAGTTATGCCCAAGCGGGCTATCAATTAATTGATGTTCGCGAACCAGGGGAATTAACAATGTTAGCAAAACATCCCTTGGCCCAAAATATTCCAATGGCTGGGTTAGTTTTTAATCCAACAGATTTTTTCCCCGATAAAGCAACTAAACTAATGATTACTTGTCATAGTGGGGGGCGTTCCCAGCAAGTTTGTAATGTCTTAACTCGCAATGGCTATCATAATGTTGTTGATGTCGCTGGGGGAATGAGTAGCTATCAGGGTTAA
- a CDS encoding purine-nucleoside phosphorylase — MEKVNQASKYLAKEISEPIDIAIILGSGLANLVNDMTVIKEIPFTNIPHFTASTVVGHESKLVYGTLLGKRVLALKGRFHYYEGHDIDQVVLPIRVLAKLKVKNLILTNACGGISDHLLPGTLMLIRDQISLFCPSPLRGANYDEFGPRFPDMTNIYHPELLAKAQEVATKLTIAVQTGVYGYFPGPMYETPAEIRAYELLGCDAVGMSTVPEAIVAKHAGMNILGLSLITNKAAGLGGNLSHDEVLMIAQQAETRTITFLKEIIKTVF; from the coding sequence ATGGAAAAAGTTAATCAAGCTAGTAAATATTTAGCAAAAGAAATTAGCGAACCAATTGATATTGCGATCATTCTTGGTTCGGGGTTAGCAAATCTTGTTAATGATATGACAGTTATTAAAGAAATTCCGTTTACCAATATTCCCCATTTTACCGCCTCAACTGTTGTTGGCCATGAATCAAAACTGGTTTATGGAACATTGTTAGGTAAAAGAGTCCTAGCGTTAAAAGGGCGCTTTCATTACTATGAAGGTCATGACATTGATCAAGTTGTTTTACCAATCAGGGTTTTAGCAAAATTAAAAGTTAAAAATCTAATTTTAACAAATGCTTGTGGGGGAATTAGTGATCATTTATTACCAGGAACATTAATGTTGATTCGCGACCAAATTAGTCTGTTTTGTCCAAGTCCATTACGGGGAGCGAATTACGATGAATTTGGGCCACGCTTTCCCGATATGACAAATATTTATCATCCAGAGTTATTGGCGAAAGCCCAAGAAGTGGCGACGAAGTTAACAATTGCTGTACAAACGGGGGTTTATGGTTACTTTCCTGGTCCAATGTATGAAACACCAGCTGAAATTCGAGCTTACGAACTTTTAGGATGTGATGCGGTTGGAATGAGTACAGTTCCCGAAGCCATTGTTGCAAAGCATGCCGGGATGAATATTTTGGGCCTTAGTTTAATTACCAATAAAGCGGCTGGGCTTGGGGGTAATTTAAGTCATGATGAAGTGTTAATGATTGCCCAACAAGCCGAAACTCGGACAATTACCTTTTTAAAAGAAATAATTAAAACAGTATTTTAA
- a CDS encoding ECF transporter S component family protein — MYRLKSLKYLVTTGVITGLLITLAYVSQFIRIGPNQSILQLADGLFLGLIILIPGPMMLISGIIYVGIIDLITGLPVYIPISMAIRTLMFFITAFGYKFLTRYVVFILSSLMTYLYVIPAYFIFDPTVALAEVVNDSIQIVFAIVMAIIISLSLEKVNRRYQQRLWNDEEFLIYKKVKVRANKAVTLENKN, encoded by the coding sequence ATGTACCGTTTAAAATCACTCAAATATCTAGTTACAACTGGCGTAATTACAGGCCTTTTAATTACCTTGGCGTATGTTAGTCAGTTTATCCGGATTGGACCAAACCAAAGTATTCTCCAATTAGCGGATGGTTTATTTCTGGGTCTAATTATTTTAATTCCAGGACCAATGATGTTAATTAGTGGCATAATTTATGTTGGGATAATTGATTTAATTACTGGTTTACCTGTTTATATCCCAATTTCAATGGCGATTAGGACGCTAATGTTTTTTATTACCGCTTTTGGTTATAAATTTTTAACTCGGTATGTCGTTTTTATCTTAAGTAGTTTAATGACATATTTATATGTTATTCCGGCATACTTCATTTTTGACCCAACAGTTGCTTTGGCGGAAGTAGTTAACGATAGTATTCAAATTGTTTTTGCCATTGTTATGGCAATAATCATTTCGTTAAGTCTCGAAAAAGTTAATCGCCGCTATCAACAACGATTATGAAATGACGAAGAGTTTCTGATTTATAAAAAAGTAAAGGTAAGAGCTAACAAAGCTGTAACACTAGAAAATAAGAATTAA